The Ahaetulla prasina isolate Xishuangbanna chromosome 14, ASM2864084v1, whole genome shotgun sequence genome segment AGCGCTATGGACTGCTCGGACTTTGTTCCATGGTTTTCTCCTCAGCAGACACCTAAAGACTTTCTTGAACCCCTTGCGGAAGTGCTTGGAGACCAAGGCATAGACAATGGGGTTGAGGCAAGAGTTGGCGTATGCCATGCAGTGAGAGAGCAGGCGCAAAGCGTAGGTCGTTTGGTTGAATGGGAAGTCCCCGTAGAGATAGTGGAGGACAACCACATGGTAGGGCAACCAACAGAAGCAGAAGAGGATGGTCACAACGATGATCATTTTAGTCACTTTCCACTTAGACTTCTTGGACTCCGACATGTCCGTTAAAGGATCCACTGACGTCCAGAGATGTTTAATTGTCCTGCTGTAGGAGAGACTGACAATAAGAGCCGGGATGATGTAGCCAAAGATGAAGGTGCTAGTCTCCAAGATCTTGCGCTTCCATCCCTCCCAGCCTGGCACGCAGATGTAGCTCTCCTCCCATTGAACCAAGTcgtagtagctcaggtagggccctGAGAAGATCATGGAGAGGCCCCAGATTATCATCGTAGTCACCACCGCACTGTAGGCAGTACGTAATTCCCGGGAACGTAACGGGTAGCGGATGGCCAAATACCTATCAAAAAGCCAACTGCATTAGGAATTGCTAAACATATTCATGTTAATTTATAtgcactttggaaaaagtgcagagaagagcaactaagatgattaaaggcctgtagACTAAAAacaatgaagaatggttgcaggaactgggtatggtcagtctagagagaagaaggactagggagtgacatgatagcagtgttctaatatctcaggggttgccacaaataagagggagtcaaactattctccaaagcatctgaggggaggacaagaagcaatgggtggaagctactcaagaagagaagcaacctggaattaaggagaaacttcctaacagtgagaacaatcaaccagtggaacagcttgccttcggaaatcgtgggcgctccatcactggaagttttaaagaagagattggccagCCACTTGACCaaaatgatataggttctcctgcttgagcagggggctggacttctaaggtccctttcaattctattctagcaacataaatttgggctcaattatagtcataactcaaggactacctgtacaaaggtgtttgttttttttgaatttatatcccgtccttctccgaagattcagggcggcttacactgtgttaagcaatagtcctcatccatttgtatattatatacaaagtcaacttttattgcccccaacaatctggctcctcattttacctaccttataaaggatggaaggctgagtcaaccttgggcctggtgggacttgaacctgcagtaattgcaagcagctgtgttaatagcagacagacttagtctgctgagccaccaaaggcccttTTTGTGACACACAATGtcacaaaataaacaaaaccacAGCATCAAAAATCATTTAAGAAGTTtaagaaacaataaaaactagTTAAAAATGGGTTCTGCGGGACAGTACACTCATTTTCGCTAGCAATACAACCACTTTATGGTTCCATAcacaggtgaaattcagcaggttctgacatgttctggagaactggtagtggaaattttgagtagttcggagaacgggcaaataccacctctggctggcccaaagtggggtgggaatggagaatttggaatatccttccaccaggagtggggagggaatggggatttttcaatatccttcccctggaatggggtgggaatggggattttccagtatcctttccccagatatggggtgggaatggaattttgcagtatccttcccccaggagtggggagggaatggagattttgcagtgtcctcctggagtgaggtgggaatggagattttgcaatatccttcccccaggagtggggagggaatggggattttgtagtgtccttccccgaggagtggggagggaatggggattttgcagtgtccttctcctggagtggggtgggaatggagattttgcagtatccttcacccaaggagtggggtgggaatggagattttgcagtatccttcacccaaggagtggggagggaatggagattttgcagtatccttcccccaggagtggggagggaatggggattttgcagtatccttcccccaggagtggggtgagaatggagattttgcaatatccttcacccaaggagtggggtgggaatggagattttgcagtatccttcacccaaggagtggggtaggaatggagattttgcagtatccttcacccaaggagtggggagggaatggggctaAGCCCTAAACTATGGCAAGAGTgtccagcagtggtgaaatgtaaaatttgttactactggttctgtgggtgtggcttggggggggtaatatgactgggtgggcgtggccaactttttttttttacttttaaaagcagtttttctacaacctcttcggctgaagaggttgtaaaaaaatgcttttaaaaggctctgacaatcccagctgagttgcctgatcatcagaagcttttcttttcttttaaaagcatttttgtttttgcctttaaaaggaaaaaaaagcctctgacaaccaggcaattcagctgggatcgccggaagagccttttaaaagcatttttttctacaatctcttcagccgaagaggttgtagaaaaaatgcttttaaagggtccttacaagcttctgacgatcccagctgagccgtgcgatcatcagaggctttttattttatttttaaaaccatttttttttttggctgaagaaaaaatgcttttaaaagtaaaaaaaaaacctctgatgatcgcgtgggtcagatgggcatgggggaggggcagggatttttgctactggttctacgaaccacccgccaccatcactaccaaatcgggcgatccggtccgaaccgggagcatttcacccctggtgtctaactttggcaacttaggacttgcggatttcaactcccagaattccctagccagctatgAAGTCTGGGTGTTGGAGTCCACACAGTCTTAAAAATTGCGAAGGTTGGACACCTCTGAACTACAGTGTGGAAACCTAAATGGCAGAGCTCACACCGCCTCAAGCCAGCCCCCTGGGTGCTCACGGTAGTGCTGGGACCAAAATCTGGGTCATAGGGAGAAGAAGATCCATTTACCTGTCTACCGAGACAGCCGCCAAGGTGAAACTGCTGGCGTACATAGTGAGGTAGATGAAGAAATGGACCGCTTTGCACATGAAAGCGCCAAAGACCCAGCCTTCTGTGGAATAGATGGTGGCCTGGAAAGGCACGCAGAAGACGATGAAGAAGAAGTCGGCCAAGCTGAGGTTGAAGATGAAGAGGCTGGTCTGGTTGCAGGCCCTCTGGCTGTTCTGCAGGAGCACAGCCAAAACCAGACTGTTGCCCACGGTGCCCAGCAGAAAAATGATGGAGAAGACCACTGGAATGGCGATCTTGGTGGGGCTGAACTGGTTGAGCTCCGAAGAATTCGAAAGTCGGGCCAAATCGGCAAGTTCTTCTTCttcagacattttttttcctctcaaacAATCTGCGGGCAAAGAGATGGGGAAGAACAAGAGGGAGGTTGAAGAACCCATAAGCGCTCATGAGATAACCTTGAAGTATTTTTTGTTAGGTATAATACCAGAAAATTATaagaatagaacaaaatagaacagaacagaacagaacagaacagaacagaatagaatagaatagaatagaatagaatagaatagaatagaattttttattggccaagtgtgattagacacacaaggaattatcagtgatgaaatccaattttttttactaccggttctatgggcctggcttggtgggcatggcaggggaaggatactgcaaaatccccattcccaccccactctggggtgagcactccgaactgctcaaaatttcagctaccggtttgccagaacctgtcagaacctgctggatttcatccctggtgcatatgctctcagtgaaaaggaaaggaaaggaaaggaaaggaaaggaaagaaggagggggagaagaaagaaagaaaaaagaaagaaagaaaaaagaaaagagaagagaagagaagaaaaggaatgcATATCTAATTCTACATGTGCTGACAGCAGCgaaaattgtatttgcacaatattgggaaAACGAAGATACTCCTactgattaaaatataattagaaaaatattagactgtgcggAGATAGCTAGATTGAGATTAAAAATAGAAgacaaggaagaaacagaatatttttataacatgggacttattttaccagTGGTTAGATAAAAGAGGTAGAAATTGGAGGATAAACCATTGTTGTTATGTAAAAGTAAATgatgaaagattattattatatataagcaAGCATTACCATTATGATTATCACTATTATTACTAGcacgattattattattttgtataagTAAATGGactcagacaatacactgttgacTAAGCACTTATgtgtattaaagaaaaaaatgtataaataaaaataaaaataaaaagaatacatAAACACTCATGAGATAACCTAAAACCCCAGATTCTAAGTtttcttctgttggaagaaaatgtccatctgggttcagttccaagtggggagaaagacactggaaacacggtGGCTGTTTTGGGAAGATggttttttaatggtggacaggatcagaTGTCTTGAAGATGTTGGGTGCATCAAAAAAGGGCACAGATCCTGAGACTGCctcggttttatgccctctctgggctttctgaatttgagcttgtattctgattggtcgtcagactcccatggggccatgcaggggcaactctacaggctgtcctgagtcccaagcttggttgagccttgctgggtgatgtaatcttcccaggtgccatgtggcgaGATGGGTagaacaggggtgctattcagcaggttctgacatgttctggagaaccggtagcggaaattttgagtagtttggagaataagcaaataccacctctggctggccccagagtgaggggggaatggagattttgcagtatccttcccctggagcggggagggaatggagattttgcagtagccttcccctagagtggggagggaatggagattttgcagtatccttcccctggagtggggagggaatggagattttgcagtatccttcccctgccatgcccaccaagccacaccatgcccaccaagccatgcccacagaaccaatagtttaaaaaaaaatgaattccaactTTGAggaagagggctaatcctatcatgtccttaatcccatcaccctggagctgaaggtcttttgtgttgaagataagatgtcttttgtctttctgggggcTATTAACAAGGGtggggggccgctttccaagagcatgtttcttcttttctcatccaggaaaatataatattctgcctttttaatatttcctagaacagtggtctccagccttggcaattttaagcctggcggacttcaattcccagaattccccagccagcaaagctgactttgctaacaaacaaacaagacaaacaagacaaacaagacaaacaaagcggagttgaagtccgccaggcttaaaattgccaaggttggagacctctgtcctagaatatttcatttttctacaaGAGGGGTGAATGCTAACATCCTACACTTTAAAAACAGAAGAGTCGTGACTTCTTCTTAGATATCAGCCTTCTAAGGCTTATAAAGGCAGCCAGGTCTTCCACTAACTGAACTAACTAGCCTTCCATGGCTGTTGCCTCTAATATGGTTGGTATTCATTGATGATCAGCGAAGCCTGGGTAGAAACTTCTTGTGCAGAATATCACCTGGACCTGCTCACATGTAGTCTTTTTGACTATATACACATACGTACATAATCTTTTGGACCACCAAAATCTTAAAAGTGAACACCCAACCTCAGGTTTTGATAAAAGAATCTAGAGCAGGGATAAGAAGAAGGTGGCAGATGTTGGACCATGCAAAATTAAAATTCCcagtctcctctctctcctctttgggTTTGCTGGCAATGATGATTAATCAACATCTGTTCATCCACATGTTCCCTGCTCTTGACGTGGAGAGGAGTTTTAGCATTGCTAAGAATTCTAGCAGTGAAAGTGCAAAGAATTATTGAAATGCTACTACTAAAGTACTAATACCACTGTATaacaccttagtaagaccatacctagagtactgcattcagttttggtcaccacactataaaaaagatgttgagattctagaaaaagtgcagagaagagcaacaggaggatgaggggactggaggctaaaatatacaatgaacggttgtgggaactgggcttggctagtctagtgaagaaaaggaccaggggagacaggatagctaccttccaatatttgagggtctgccacagagaggagggggtcaagctattttccaaagcacccaaaggctagacaaggaataatggatggaaactgatcaaggagagattcaacctagaaataaggaggaactttctgacagtgagaacagtcaaccagtggaacagaagttgccttcagaagttatgggagcttcttcactggaggcttccaagaagagactggactgccatctgtcagaaatgatacagggactcctgcttgggcgggggtggcggggggttggactagattacctacaaggtcccttccaactcttgttaatctgtatctgctaCATCGGACCGCAGTAAAAGGCTGCAATCCAACTGCCTGGAGCTGGACAAAATAAGGCATCCAGCACATCCAAACATTCTGTGTTTACAAGATGCCGTGTCTTTTTTGTCAGATGTGGGTTACGTGTCTCTGCGTTTCTGCGTTGGTTGAAGCCGACAGGTAACTGAAAGATGCCAACTTCAAGGGTGGCCCCACATCAATCACAGCGAACCACTCACACTCTTATACACACGTATCGAAACACAAATCTTCCCCTGTGTGAATAGTGAATTATCTTTAAAAATCCTGCTAAGGAACAGGAAGCTTCCTTTGAAAAATTGCAGACGTTCTAGACTTTCTAGAAGCCACTGATCAGAAGGAGTCTTAACAGCAACCATCCAGACCCCACAGTAACAGTTGCCCCCAAAGACATAAGCTCATGAGATTTGGAAAGTTGCTGCCCCAATTCCTGATGTTCCAAGCCCGTGTCCCTGACTTAACCACGATCTGTCTTGGAATTTGCACAGAACAAGCTGCATCCAAGCCCTGTCAAAGGATTCCACCTACCTTGTGTTGCTGGGCTGGCACAGAAGGGATGTTGTTGGCTCTCCTTTGGGGCTCGCTGCTCCTTCTATTCTTCCCCTGGTGCTTCTTCTCTGCAAAGATGAGAGAAAGTCTTGCAGACAGATCAATGCCTTTCCCactcccatctccctccctccctcgcccttctgtctctctttctcttcctgccTCTCTGATGCCACCtcaaggtttattttatttatttatttagtttgtcaaacatgtaaaaagataaatagaactgcagaaaaaaacagtggctacccacctgccttccattgaggacctgtatactggacgagtcaaaaagagggctctgaaaatatttgcagatccctcgcatcctggacataaactgtttcaactcctaccctcaaaacgacgcttatagggcactgcacaccagaacaactagacacaagaacagttttttcccgaacaccatcactctgctaaacaaataattccctcaacactgtcaaactattcactaaatctgcattactattaatcttctcatcgttcccatcacccatctcctcccacttatgactgtatgactgtaactctgttgctggcaatccttacgatttatattgactgtttcctaaaatgatttgattgcttatttgttccctatgactgtcattaaatgttgtaccttatgattcttgtatcggatgtatcttttcttttatgtacaccgagagcatatgcaccaagacaaattccttgtgtgtccaatcacacttggccaataaagaattctgttctattctatattctataacaGGTATAAATATCAACATAAATATGAACATAGTAAATgggtacaaataaaagaaaacattaggacagggacggtaggcacgctggtgcgcttatggacacctcttacagacctcttagggatggggtgaggtcaacagtagacagtctaaggttaaagttttggggcagaaaccacagagtcaggtagtgcattccaggtgttgacaactctactactgaagtcgtatttgctgcagtctagtttggatcggtttaccatgagtttgtatctattatttgcttgtgtgttgttgtggttgaagctgaagctgaagtagtcattgacaggtaggacattgtggcagataattttatgtactatgcttaagtcagactgaagtcggcatagttctaagttgtgtggcctctggtggctcagcagactaagtctgttattaacacagctgcttgcaattactgcaagttcaagtcccaccaggcccaaggttgactcagccttccatcctttataaggtaggtaaaatgaggagccagattgttgggggcaataaaagttgactttgtatataatgtacaaatggatgaagactattgcttgacacagtgtaagccgccctgagtctttggagaagggcgggatataaatgcaaataaaataaaaataaaaataaaataaaaaaagtgtaagcccaaatttggagtctggtggcataaggtattttgttgcgagcggaggagtggaggactcttcttgtgaaatatctctggactcgttcgattgtattactgtccgatatgcagtgtgggttccagacagatgagctgtattcaagaattggtctggcaaaagttttgtatgccctagtttgcagtacaatatcaccggagaagaaactatgcaagattaggttgacaattcttaatgcctttttggcaacgctgttacagtgagctctggtgcttagatcgtttgagatgagtactccaaggttctttgacagagtgagggttgtctacgaggtcgtatccacccagcttgtatttggtgttctgattttttttgacaATGTGTAaagcagagcatttgttggttgagatgttGGTTCTCCTGCCTTCTTCTGCATGCGGACAGACAGGGGTTGCCTGGCATTTGCTGAATTTGAATGACATCCCTCTTCATCTTCACTTCATCCTCATCTCTCTTGTGGGCAGGACTCTCCCTTCACTCGCCCTGCGCATGGCTCAAAGGATACCTTTATCTACCTTCCAATATGGAGCTGTTCCCAATCTGATGCTCTTCAGGAGCTGCATTATACCACCCTAGAGCTTCCTCTCTTGGCCTTCCTGCCTCAGGCTCCTGGGAGATGCAGCTCAGCGCCATTTATGTACAGagaggtgaaaaaagaaagtactacatttaggcaagaaaaacaaaatgcacaggtacagtatgtgtggtaccttgctcaatagtagtaactatgagagggatcttggcatcctagtggacaatcatttagatgagagccagccgtgtgcagcagctgccaaaaaagccaacactgttctaggctgcatcaacagagggatagaatcaagatcacgtgaagtgttaataccactttataaggccttggtaaggccacacttggaatattgcattcagttttggtcgccacgatgtaaaaaaagatgttgagagaaagagtgcagagaagagcaacaaagatgattaggagactggaggctaaaacggtataaagaacggttgctagaattgggtatgtctagtttcatgaaaagaaggactaggggagacatgatagccgtcttccaatatctcaggggctgccccaaagaagagggagtcaagctattctccaaagcacctgagggctggacaagaagcaatgggtggaaattaattaaggagagaaacaacctagaaataaggagaaatttcctgacagtgagaacaattaatcagtggaacaacttgcctctagaagttgtaaatattccaacactggaagttttaaagaagaggttggataaccatttgtctgaagtggtgtagggtttcctgcctgggcagggggttggactagaagacctccaaggtcccttccaactctgctattctattctattttaggtaaggggaagggaggaggagaagatattTAATAGGTTTTGGTAAGATATTTAATAATgcttgacacaatggtcagatatgaGGGATTCCATTCTATATGGACGTCTCTGCATTTGACCTGGCTCACAGTCTATTTGATTGCTGCCTGTATAAGAGGGTGAGAGATGCGTACCTCGGTCTATATACCAAACCAAACGGT includes the following:
- the LOC131185313 gene encoding galanin receptor 2b-like — protein: MSEEEELADLARLSNSSELNQFSPTKIAIPVVFSIIFLLGTVGNSLVLAVLLQNSQRACNQTSLFIFNLSLADFFFIVFCVPFQATIYSTEGWVFGAFMCKAVHFFIYLTMYASSFTLAAVSVDRYLAIRYPLRSRELRTAYSAVVTTMIIWGLSMIFSGPYLSYYDLVQWEESYICVPGWEGWKRKILETSTFIFGYIIPALIVSLSYSRTIKHLWTSVDPLTDMSESKKSKWKVTKMIIVVTILFCFCWLPYHVVVLHYLYGDFPFNQTTYALRLLSHCMAYANSCLNPIVYALVSKHFRKGFKKVFRCLLRRKPWNKVRAVHSALTEPGIEMVSTDGSRMKEDNGPLNRCQPAPRSIVVPSFHKPNWNGTLAKGAECF